The following are encoded together in the Robertmurraya sp. FSL R5-0851 genome:
- the moaA gene encoding GTP 3',8-cyclase MoaA, whose protein sequence is MNKITDQLNRPLRDLRISVIDRCNFRCQYCMPAEIFGPDFAFLPKKELLSYEEIERLAHIFVGLGVEKIRLTGGEPLLRKQLPLLVEKLSKINGLKDIGLTTNGVLLPKYAEELKAAGLKRVNVSLDSLNDELFGEINGRGVKTGPVIEGIQAAQKAGLGVKLNMVVKKGLNDQEIVPMAQFCKDNGLQLRFIEYMDVGSTNGWKMDDVVTKKEIYERLNEHYLLEPVDPDYFGEVAKRYRYKDSNVDVGFITSVSESFCSSCTRSRLSANGQLFTCLFNGNGHDIRDFMRNGVSDSEIEQRITDIWNRRNDRYSDERTEETIANRKKIEMSYIGG, encoded by the coding sequence ATGAATAAAATTACTGATCAATTAAACCGTCCGTTACGAGATTTAAGAATATCGGTTATCGATCGATGCAATTTCCGGTGTCAGTACTGCATGCCAGCAGAGATATTCGGTCCCGATTTTGCTTTTTTACCTAAAAAAGAATTACTTAGCTATGAAGAAATTGAGCGTTTGGCTCATATTTTTGTGGGACTTGGAGTGGAAAAAATACGTCTCACAGGTGGAGAGCCTCTCCTTCGAAAACAGCTTCCTTTGCTAGTTGAGAAGCTCTCTAAAATAAATGGCTTAAAAGATATTGGCTTAACAACGAACGGTGTTCTTTTGCCAAAGTATGCCGAGGAATTAAAGGCTGCTGGTCTAAAGAGGGTAAATGTAAGTCTTGATAGTTTGAATGACGAGCTTTTTGGTGAGATTAATGGTCGTGGAGTGAAAACTGGACCTGTAATAGAAGGAATTCAAGCGGCCCAAAAAGCAGGGCTTGGTGTCAAACTGAATATGGTTGTTAAAAAGGGATTAAATGATCAAGAGATTGTTCCTATGGCACAATTTTGTAAAGATAATGGACTTCAACTCCGTTTTATTGAATACATGGATGTGGGTAGTACAAACGGATGGAAAATGGATGACGTTGTGACCAAAAAGGAAATTTATGAACGATTGAATGAGCATTATTTGTTAGAGCCAGTTGATCCAGATTATTTTGGAGAAGTTGCAAAGCGATATCGCTACAAGGATTCAAACGTAGATGTCGGATTTATTACTTCTGTGTCTGAGTCGTTTTGCTCTAGCTGTACTCGTTCGAGACTTTCTGCTAATGGACAGCTCTTTACCTGTTTGTTTAATGGGAACGGACACGATATTCGTGACTTTATGAGAAATGGTGTGTCTGATTCGGAAATCGAACAAAGAATTACTGACATTTGGAATAGAAGAAATGATCGTTATTCCGATGAAAGAACGGAAGAAACAATAGCTAATAGAAAGAAAATTGAAATGTCCTATATAGGGGGATAA